The Candidatus Roizmanbacteria bacterium CG_4_9_14_0_2_um_filter_38_17 genomic sequence ATGCTTCAAACCCAATTTGAACGGCATCATATCCATCTTTATCAACAGTCTTAAGCTGCAAGACAAAGCATGGGCCCGTATTAATACGAGTTACCACAAGTCGCTTACCCTGTTCGGTAAAAAACTCTGTCTGATCTAATTTTCTTCCAATCAATCCTTTTATCATAATCACAAAAAAAGCGACCTCGGTAAGGTCGCTGACCTTCACTTACTGCCGAGGTATTAGTATGCTTATGGGTTAAACAACCTCATAACGTAGGGGTAATTTTACCATCGGTCTAGGTTCACGTCAAACCCAACTAGCAACGTGTATAATAACCACATGAAACTGGGAGGTCATGTATCCGTTGCTGGTGGATTATTGAATACAGTAGACAAAACACAAGCAATTGGGGGAAACTGTATGCAGATCTTTTCATCCCCACCTAGAAACTGGTATGGACCCAACCACTCTGAAAATGCTATTACTGAGTTTAATCAAGCCATAGACAAGCAAAGCTTAAGCCCTATATTTATACATGCAACCTATTTAATTAATCTTGCCAGTATCAACCCTCAAACAAGAGCTAAATCTATAAAGATACTGCAAGATGAACTGGAATTTGGAGACAAAATCAATGCCAGTGGTGTCATTTTTCACATTGGCAGTCACAAAGGCCAATCACATTCCGATGGATTAAACAAAGTAGTTGCAGCAATAAAAAATATTTTAGCAATAAAATATAAAACGCCACTATTATTAGAAAATGCAGCTGGTGAAAATAATAAAATAGGGAGCAAACTTGAAGACTTAGAATATATCAGCAAAGCAGTTGGTAATCCTCATCTCGGGTTTTGCCTAGACAGCGCCCATTTATACTCAGCTGGCTACGATCTAAGCAATCCAACCACGATCACTTCGATTATTCGAACAATCGAAGTAAAGAGGCTAAAAGTCATGCATCTAAACGATACCGACACTGTATTAGGCGGTGGCAGAGATAAACATGAGAATATTGGTAAAGGAAACATTACTCTTCTAGGATTCAAAAACATCATTAACCACCCTCTATTAAAAGACATCCCTTTTATAATTGAAACCCCCGGAGAAAACAGAGAAGGCCCTAATAAACAAAACATCAACACCCTAAAAAACCTCTAACTTCAAGAAGCAGGTTGTTATCACAGGGTCAAACCCTGCAATATAAGATCAGCAATCTTGTTCCAGTGATTAGAACTAAAGACTGCATTTAGATTGGGTTTATCAGAATAAGCAATACTCTTACACCCAATATTTTTTGCCAACTCAACATCTGATTCTCTATCTCCAATAGTATAGGATTGCTTAAGATCCACTCTATTTTTTTCAAGAAAGTCATCAATAAGACGAGTTTCAGGCTTCATACAATTACAGTTATCTTCTCTAAAGTGGGGACAAAAATATGTTTTTTCAAATACAATATTATTATCCTCAAAAATATCCATTAATTTATTCTGAGGAGTCCAAAAACTTTCATCGGGAAATTTATCCGTACCAAGTCCTGATTG encodes the following:
- a CDS encoding endonuclease, with amino-acid sequence MKLGGHVSVAGGLLNTVDKTQAIGGNCMQIFSSPPRNWYGPNHSENAITEFNQAIDKQSLSPIFIHATYLINLASINPQTRAKSIKILQDELEFGDKINASGVIFHIGSHKGQSHSDGLNKVVAAIKNILAIKYKTPLLLENAAGENNKIGSKLEDLEYISKAVGNPHLGFCLDSAHLYSAGYDLSNPTTITSIIRTIEVKRLKVMHLNDTDTVLGGGRDKHENIGKGNITLLGFKNIINHPLLKDIPFIIETPGENREGPNKQNINTLKNL